GCCGGCGAGTTGACTGCGCATGTGCTTGGGTTCACAGATGTGGACGACAAGGGACAGGAGGGGGTAGAGCTGGCGTGGCAGGATGAGCTCGCGGGCAAGCCTGGCAGCCGTCGGGTAATCCGGGATCGGAAAGGACGAATTGTCGAGGATGTGGAAAGTATCCGGGCCCCCAAGCCGGGGCAGAATGTTGCTTTGTCCATAGACGGCAAAATTCAATATCTGGCGTACCGGGAATTGAAGCAGGCAGTAGAAGCCAATAAGGCCAAGGCTGGGGGGATCATAGTGCTGGACGCGAAAACGGGCGAGATTCTGGCGCTCGTCAATCTGCCGGTATACAACCCCAACAACCGGAAAAACATGAAGGGCGGGCGAGCTCGTAATAGGGCGCTTACGGACGAATTTGAACCGGGCTCGACCCTGAAACCGTTCACAATTGCGGCGGCGCTGGAAACAGGGGGAATAAAGCCCGATACCGTTCTGGAAACGGCTCCCGGGACGTTCACCATCGGTAAGGCGACCATACGTGATGCTCATAAGGAAGGCGCCCTGACTGTGTCGCAAGTAATTCAGAAATCGAGTAACGTTGGTTCAGCCAAAATTGCCTTGTCACTACCGCCGCAAACGTTATGGGAGATGCTCAACGACGTGGGGTTTGGCACGCCCACAGGGTCAGGATTTCCCGGCGAGGTCAGTGGTAAGCTCCGACCCTATCGAACTTGGCGCCCTATCGAACAGGCAACCATGTCATACGGACATGGCATTGCCGTCAGTCTTCTGCAGCTTGCGCGTGCCTATACCCTGTTCTCAGCAGAAGGCGAGTTGAAACCGGTGTCCCTGTTGAGGCTTGAAAATGTGCCGGAAGGTAAGCGCGTGATTTCCCGCAACACGGCGCTCGCCGTGAGCGAAATGCTGGAACTGGTGGCGCAGCCGGGCGGCACCGCGACGCAAGCCCGGATCAACGGCTATCGGGTGGCGGGAAAGACCGGCACGGCCCACAAGCTGGAGGGCAACGGCTATGCAAAAAACCGTTATCTGTCGACATTCGTCGGCTACGCACCGGCGTCCAATCCGCGCTTTGTCATCGCCGTGATGCTGGATGAGCCGTCTGCTGGTCAATATTTTGGTGGCGCGGTAGCGGCGCCAGTGTTCAGTCGTGTCATGGCGGGTGCTCTGCGTATGCTGAATGTGCCGCATGACGCGCCCGTGACCAACGTTGTGTCGCTTACTGCCGCGCCGAAACCGCCGGGTGATGCATGATTCTCCAGTCAAACGAAGACCTGCTTCCGGAAGGATCGCGCATGTATTTTGATTTTCACCGGCTGGACAGTATGGGTGTCAAAATTGACAACCTGTCGACCGACAGCCGCATGATCAAGCCGGGGGATGCTTTCCTCGCTTATGCGGGAGCCAAGCAGGATTCCCGCAAGTTTATCCCTCAGGCTATCGCAGCGGGGGCAAAAGCAATCATTTGGGAAAGTGGCGGTTTTGAATGGAATCCCGGATGGAAGGTCCCCAATTTGAGCGTACCCGACCTCCGCGCGAAGGCGGGCATGATCGCTGATCACGTATACGATCATCCATCGCAAAAATTACAGCTTATCGGTGTGACCGGAACAAACGGCAAGACCTCGTGTAGCCACTGGATCGCTCAGGCCATGACTGCGTTGGGCACGAAAACCGCGGTTATCGGCACAATGGGAGTCGGCTTTCCCGGAGAGCTCGAACCCACCGTCAACACGACACCGGACGCAGTGTTATTGCAGCGTAAAATGGCGGAACTGCTGTCGCGTGGCGCTCGTGTCGCCGCAATGGAAGTGTCATCGCACGGGATTGCGCAGGAGCGCATCAGTGGCGTGACATTCGCAATCGCCATGTTAACCAATCTTTCGCGCGACCATCTCGACTATCACGGGAGCATGGAGGCGTATGCTGCCGCCAAAGCGCGTTTGTTCTACTGGCCTGGACTCAAGTATGCCGTACTCAATCTTGATGACGCGTTCGGCATTGATTTGGCCAAGCGTATGACCGGTAGCGGCACCCAGGTCATCGGCTACGGCTTCACGGGGCTGGAGGATTCGAAGCGCACGCGGGACAAATTCAAAGTATTGCAAGGGCGCAATCTCAAGGTAAGTCCCCACGGGCTTGCGTTCGATATCGAGTTCGAAGGCCGACCTCTGGAATTTAAAACCGGCGTGATAGGAGGTTTTAACGCATCCAATTTACTGGGCGTACTCGCGACCTTGCTGGCAAGCGGCATTGAATTCAAAGAGGCCGTGCGATCCCTGCAGCAAGCCGGGCCTGTAGCGGGCAGGATGCATCAAATCGGCGGCGGTGATCGACCTTTGATCGTGGTGGACTATGCCCATACCCCGGATGCCATGGAAAAAGTATTGACCACGCTGCGCGAAATTCTTCAAGCCGGCTCGGGGTCGGGTGCGGGAACACAACTACGGAAGCCGAGATTGATCTGTGTGTTCGGTTGCGGGGGCGAGCGCGACAGCGGGAAACGGCCGTTGATGGGTGAAGTGGCGTCGCGCCTCGCGGACGAGGTCATCATTACCAGCGACAACCCGCGGGAGGAGAACCTCGATGTCATTATCCGTGAAATCGCGTCGGGCGCCGTCGCACGTTACGAGATTGAAAAGGATCGGGCGTCGGCTATCAATCGGGCGATATATCGCGCGCGAAGAGGCGATATCGTATTGATCGCGGGGAAAGGGCATGAAGCTTATCAGGAAGTCGGCGGAAAAAGACTTCCCTTCGACGATGGAGAGGTCGCAAGACGGGCTCTGCTCGAAAGTGCAATGGCCAACACATGATGACCGTCCAGGCGGCGGCCCGTGCTTTGCAAGAAAAGTGGTTGGGTGAAGACGTATGGTTTAACGGAGTCAGTACCGATAGCCGCGCAGTCATGCCCGGCGATTTATTTATCGCGCTGGTGGGGGAAAAGTTTGACGGTCACAATTTCGTTGCCGAGGTGATCGAAAAGGGAGCAGTGGCAGCCATCGTGCATCGGGACTGGGGGGCGAGAAACCCGCGGCCGGGGATTCCGCTGATACTGGTGGACAATACGAGATTGGCTTTGGGACGGCTTGCGGGGGACTGGCGCAGGCGGTTCGGGATTCCGCTTGTCGGGGTAACCGGCAGTAACGGCAAGACCACGGTAAAGGAAATGGTCGCTTCTATCCTGCGCCAGACCGCGGAGGAGTCCGGGCAGGGGAATGGCTCCGACATCGTACTGGCGACCGAAGGAAATCTCAATAACGACATCGGCGTGCCTTTAATGCTTTTGCGATTGCGTAAGGGGCACAAATACGCGGTGATCGAAATGGGCATGAATCATGCCGGGGAGATCGCCTACCTGACCGGTCTGTCCAAACCCTCCGTGGCTTTGATCACCAACGCGGGGGCCGCCCACGTCGAAGCGCTTGGTTCAGTGGAGGCGGTGGCCCGTGCCAAGGGGGAGATTTTTGAGGGACTTGATCAGCAAGGCGTTGCTGTCATCAACGCGGACGATCCTCACGCGGCGCTGTGGCGTGGGCTCGCCGGTAACCGAAAAGTGATGGATTTCGGTCTCGAGCAAAAGGCTGCCGTGACTGCTCGCTACCAACCTGGCCCCTTTGGGAGCAGCGTGGCGCTACTACTCCCTGATGGGGTTCAAGAGGTGGAATTACAGGTTCCGGGTAAGCATAACGTGGAAAATGCAGCGGCCGCGGCCGCAGTAGCCGTAGCCCTGGGTGCTAGCGCAGGGGCGATTATGTCCGGGTTGAGTGCTTTCTCCGGGGTGAAGGGGCGCATGCAGAAGAAGCAGGGCCTGCACGGGGCAACCTTGCTAGACGACACCTATAACGCCAACCCGGATTCGGTGCGCGCCGCTTTGGCCGTGCTGGCGAAAGCGGCGGGCAGGAAGATACTGGTGCTCGGTGACATGGGTGAACTGGGCGCGGCTGCGAAAGGTTTCCATGAACGTATAGGGGTGGAGGCGCGTGCTGCCGGTGTCGATAACTTGATAGCCATGGGCGAATTGAGCGCCTATTCGGTGGCCGGGTTCGGCGCGGGCGCTCGCCATTTCGAGAAAATCGAGGAGTTGATTGCCGAAGTCGAAGGTCTGCTGGCGCCTGGCGATACGATGCTGATAAAGGGATCGCGCTTCATGCAAATGGAGCGGGTGGTTAAGCGAGTTGAGTTATAACCTCTTAAATGACGAGTACGTGCGGATGATAACGGAGCCGCGTCAATTGATGTCTTTCCACATGCTGATGAGCAATGCCTCGTTCTGGCGGTTGACATGCTGCTAGAGCTCGCTCAATGGTTGGCGAAGGATATCCGTATCTTCAACGTGTTCAACTACATTACCTTGCGCACCGTCCTCGCCGCCCTGACCAGTCTGGCGATTTCATTCATCGTCGGCCCAGCCATGATACGCAAGCTTGCTGCTTATAAGATCGGCCAATCGGTACGCGATGACGGGCCACAGACTCATCTCGTCAAAGCCGGTACGCCAACAATGGGCGGCGCTTTAATCCTGGTATCCATTGCCGTTACCACGCTGCTTTGGGCCGATCTGAGCAATCGCTATGTTTGGGTTGTACTCGTGACCACGCTTGGCTTCGGAATGATCGGTTGGGTGGACGATTACCGCAAAGTGGTATATCGCAATCCGAAGGGACTTTCTGCGCGGGCCAAGCTGGTCTGGCAATCAGCAATTGCGATTTCGGTGGCGTTATATCTCGCTTTGACGGCAGAGCTGCCGGCGCAGACGACGATGATCGTTCCTTTCTTCAAGCATGTGGCGATACCCCTGGGCGTCGCCGGTTTCGTGGCGCTTGCGTATTTCGTCATCGTAGGCACGAGCAATGCAGTGAATCTTACCGACGGCCTCGATGGCCTCGCCATTATGCCCACGGTAATGATAAGCAGTGCTCTTGCCATCTTCGCTTACGTAGCGGGGCATGCCGTGTTCGCGAAATATCTCGGTATTCCGCACATCCCCCAGGCCGGTGAGCTGGCGGTATTTTGTGGTGCGCTGGCTGGTGCGGGACTCGCGTTTCTCTGGTTCAACGCCTACCCCGCGGAAGTATTCATGGGTGACGTGGGCGCATTGGCGCTGGGCGCCGCCCTCGGGATTGTGACGGTGATAATACGGCAGGAGATCGTACTGGTCATCATGGGCGGCGTCTTTGTAGTCGAGACCTTGTCGGTGATGTTGCAGGTTGCATCGTTCAAGTTGGTCGGTAAACGCATTTTTCGAATGGCGCCGCTCCACCATCACTACGAATTGAAGGGCTGGAAAGAAAACCAGGTAGTAGTCCGGTTCTGGATTATCACCATGATGCTGGTGTTATTTGGGTTGTCCACGTTGAAGTTGAGATGAAATCAGGCATATGAGCTTTCGAGAGAAAAAAGTACTTGTGCTTGGAATGGGCGAGACCGGGCTTTCGATGGCGAAGTGGTTATCGCGCAGGGGGGCGGAGGTGCGTGCCGCTGACAGCCGTGCCGTACCGCCCTGTATGGAGGCGTTAAAACGGATTCTGCCGCAGGTTCGCATATTCACCGGCGGGTATCCCGCCGAAGCATTTGCCGGCATAGACCTCATTGCTATCAGCCCGGGAGTGCCCATGGCGGAGCACGTCGTGCAGCAGGCGGTACAGGCCAGTATACCTATCATGGGTGATATGGAGCTTTTTGCTTCGGCAATCCGGCTACCGGGCACTTCGCAGCAAAGAATACTTGCCATTACCGGTTCCAATGGTAAGACGACCGTGACCGCAATGGTCGGTGCAATGGTGAAAGAAGCGGGTTTGGATGTCGAGGTGGCTGGGAACATCGGTCCAGCGGTACTGGATGCCCTGATGCGGCGCGAAGATTCAGGGACGCTTCCTCAAGCGTGGGTGCTGGAGGTTTCCAGTTTTCAGCTCGAATCGACGCGAAGCCTTGAACCGGACGCCGCGGCGGTACTGAACGTGAGCGAAGATCATTTCGATCGTTATTTCGGAATGCAGGATTATGCCGCCGCAAAAGCGCGAATATTCACGAGCACCCCTGTTGCGGGCAAAGAGGGGGGCGGGATTCAGATTCTGAATCGCGACGATCCCGTGGTGCGGGCAATGGCGGTCGCCGAACGTAAGCAGATGACTTTCGGTCTGGATCAGCCATCGAACGATAACGATCTTGGCCTGTTGCACGAGAGCGGGAGTATCTGGCTGGCACAGGGAGGCGTGCGCCTGATGCAAAGCAGTGAGCTTCGGGTCACCGGGTTGCACAACGTGGCCAATGCACTCGCTGCGTTGGCGCTATGCCGGGCGGTAGACCTTCCATCGCCGCCCCTGCTGCGTGCTTTACGCCAATTTCAGGGCTTGCCGCACAGAATGGAAAAGGTGGCGACCTTGGGTGGCGTCACGTTTTATGACGATTCGAAAGGCACCAATGTAGGTGCGACGGTCGCGGCGCTGGACGGCATGAGGCAGAGCGTGGTTTTGATTGCTGGCGGAGATGGCAAGGGCCAGGATTTCACACCATTGGCCGGACCGATCGCGCGGCATGCACGGGCGGTAGTCTTGATCGGGCGCGACGCGGACAAGATCGGCGCCGCCATCGATCATTGCCGCGTGCCGCTGTATTACATGAAAACAATGGAAGAGGCGGTGCAAAAAAGCTTCGAGCTGGCGCGCGCGGGGGACGCGGTAATGATGTCGCCTGCCTGTGCAAGCCTGGACATGTTCCGAAATTATGCTCATCGCGCCGAGGTATTCATCGCCGCGGTGCGGAGCCTGCAGGCCGGAAAAACGGCCGCGGCTCAAACGACTGTTAACTGATGATCTTTCAATACGATATTCGCAGCAAAAAAAACCTGCCTGATTTTGATCAGTCACTGATCTGGTCCGCAATATTATTGCTGAGCCTGGGGCTGGTGATGGTGTATTCCGCTTCTATTTCCATTGCCGAAGCCGGGCGCGGCACGAATGGCAATCCTGCCCATTTTCTTGCCCGCCATAGCGCTTATCTGGCAGTGGGGCTGCTGACAGGTCTGGTGGCTTTTCAGGTTCCGATGCGCCTGTGGCAGAAATATTCATTTCCACTCTTCCTGCTGGGCGTCGCGTTGCTGGCGCTAGTGTTGATTCCGGCGGTAGGACATGAAGTAAACGGCAGTCGTCGCTGGATATCGCTGTGGATAGTGAATTTCCAGCCATCCGAGTTCATGAAACTGTTCATCGTCTTTTACGTGGCCAACTATACCGTGCGCAAAGCGCATCATCTCGACAGCTTTCGCAAGGGATTTCTCCCCATGTTAATCATGGTGCTGGTAGTAGGCGGATTGCTGTTGCTCGAACCGGACTTCGGCGCTTTCGTCGTTATAACGGCCATTATGATGGCCATATTGTTCCTGGGGGGAATGGACCTGAAGCTGTTCGCCGGGCTGATCGGTTTCCTGATTGCCGCTCTGTTGATCCTGATCTGGATTGAGCCTTATCGCATGCAACGGTTTTTCGGATTTATGGATCCGTGGGACGATCCCTTCGGGAAGGGATATCAGTTGAGTCATGCCTTGATTGCATTCGGACGGGGTGAATGGCTGGGTGTCGGCTTGGGTGGCAGCGTGGAGAAGCTGTTTTACTTGCCGGAAGCGCACACCGATTTTTTGCTTGCGGTAATCGCGGAGGAACTTGGGTTCGCCGGCGTCGCAACGGTGGTGGCGCTGTTTGCCTCGCTGGTGATACGCGCATTTGTCATAGGCAGGCACGCAGCCGCGCGAGAACGGCATTTTTCCGCATTGGCGGCGCAAGGAATTGGTGTTTGGCTGGGTGTGCAGGCGTTCATCAACATGGGCGTGAATATGGGTGTGCTGCCAACGAAAGGGCTGACGCTGCCGTTCATGAGTTTTGGTGGCAGCAGCATCGTCGCCAGTTGTATAACGCTCGCGGTGCTCATGCGTGCGGACTGGGAGAACAGGCAATTGGCGAAGGGGTTCCCGGTATGAAAATGCGGTACGAGAGCCGGCAGAAATGCGCCTCAACTATCCAGATTAATACAACGTCGACGTGACTAATACGATTCTCATTATGGCAGGCGGAACCGGGGGACATGTGTTTCCAGGGCTTGCGGTAGCGGATTACATGAAGTCAGCGGGTTGGCGTGTCGTTTGGCTCGGAACCGAGGGAGGAATGGAAACAACGCTCGCGCCGCGGCAAGGGTATGACCTGGAAACAATCCGTTTTTCGGGTTTGCGTGGGAAAAGTATCCGAAACTGGTTCCTGTTGCCGCTGCGTCTATTATTGGCGCTGTGGCAAAGCGCCAGGGTAATACTCAGAGTGCGTCCGGACGTTGTGTTGGGCATGGGCGGCTATCCCGCCTTTCCGGGAGGAATGATGGCGTCATTGCTGGCCAAGCCATTGCTGATACACGAACAGAACTCGATTCCCGGGCTTGCCAACAGGATCCTGGCGAATGTTGCGGACAAAGTATTGCTGGGTTTTCCGGGCGTGATCAAGAGCGGCGCAAAGGTCATATTTTCGGGTAATCCAGTCCGGCGCGAAATCAGCCAATTGCGCTCGCCCGCCGAAAGATACGCGGCGCGCAGCGGTAGACTGAAGCTGTTGGTGATTGGTGGCAGCCTCGGCGCCCAGGCGCTCAATACTATTTTGCCGCAGGCTTTGAATCGCATTCCCCAAGCGTCGCGGCCGTCTGTGACGCATCAGGCTGGGAACAGGCACCTGGAAGCACTGAAAAAGAATTATGCCGAAGCGGGAGTGGAAGGCGAACTTGTTACGTTCATAGACAACATGGCGGCGCGGTATGCCGAATGCGATCTTGTGATCTGTCGTGCGGGCGCGCTTACCGTTGCCGAGCTAAGCGCCGCCGGCGTGGCGAGCATTCTGGTGCCTTTTCCTTACGCCGTGGATGATCACCAGACGTGCAATGCGAAATTTCTCAGCGACAGGAACGCGGCGGTACTGATGCCACAAAACGAATTGACGCCACAAGTCCTTGCGGAGTTACTGATGGGATTGAGCCGGGTATCGCTCATGAAAATGGCAATCAACGCGCGTGAACTGGCTAAACCGGATGCGACCAGGGTGGTGGCAGACGAATGCATGAAAATGATAACGAGATGATGACTGTGCTGGAAACCAATAATACCGCCGTTTTCCCTTTTTCACTCATCGCCGCGCGCTGCATGGTTTATCGCTATGAAGCATAAGGTAAAGCGTGTTCACTTTGTCGGTATTGGCGGTTCCGGAATGAGCGGAATCGCAGAGGTATTGCTCAACCTGGGATATCAGGTCAGTGGCTCCGATCTGTGGGACGGAACCACCACGCAGCGCTTGAGAAAACTTGGGGCCACTGTTCACATTGGCCACGCAAGCAGTCATGTGCAATTCGCAGACGCGGTCGTAACTTCGACTGCAATCAAGCCTGAGAACCCCGAGGTTATCGCGGCACGAGAGCGTAACGTGCCAGTAGTCCCCCGCGCGATCATGCTGGCCGAGTTGTTGAGGCTTCGCCAGGGGATTGCCATTGCAGGAACCCACGGCAAGACCACAACCACCAGCCTGATTGCAAGTGTTCTCGCGGAAGCAGGGATGGATCCGACATTCGTGATCGGTGGGCGGTTGGAAGCGGCAGGCTCCCATGCCAAGTTGGGTCGGGGTGAATTTATCGTGGTCGAGGCCGACGAGTCCGATGCTTCTTTTCTTTATCTGCAACCTGTATTAGCCGTCGTGACTAATATCGACGCCGATCACATGGAGACCTATGGCCACGACTTTAGCAAGCTCAAGCAGGCTTTCGTCGACTTTGTACAACATCTGCCATTTTACGGTATGGCGGTGTTGTGCGTGGACGACGCGCAAGTGCGCGAAATCATGCCCGCCATTACCAAGCCCATTACCACGTACGGTTTATCGGATAACGCGCAGGTCCGTGCCGCTGATATTCATCACAGCGAGGGACAGATGCATTTTGCTGCGTTGATAGGCGTGAACGGCAAAACCCGCAAGCTCAACGTGATGCTGAACTTACCGGGGCTGCATAACGTGCAGAATGCGCTCGCGGCCATCGCGGTATGCAACGAATTGGGTGTGCCTGACCCCGCCATCGTTCGGGCGTTGGCAGGTTTCAGGGGTGTTGATCGCCGCTTTCAGCGTTACGGCGAAATCAACCTATCTGGTAACAGAACCACCGAAGAGGGAAGCTTTACCCTCATTGATGACTACGGACATCATCCGGCAGAGATTTCCGCCACCATCGCGGCGGTGCGGGGTGCTTTCCCCGGTCGCCGCCTTGTACTCGTTTTTCAGCCACATCGCTATACCCGTACCCGCGATTTATTCGAGGAATTCGTCAAAGTGCTATCAAGTGCGGATGTGCTGCTTCTGACTGAGGTTTACCCCGCCGGCGAAATACCCCTGATTGCAGCGGACAGCAAGTCGCTCGCCCGGGCGCTTAGAGTACAAGGCAAAGTGGAGCCGATTTTTGTCGAAACGGTCGACGAGTTGCCCTTCAACATTCATAACGTGGCTCAGGATAACGACGTGGTGCTGGTGATGGGGGCAGGGTCGGTTGGCGGCGTTGCGCCTAACTTACTGAGAGAGTCTGGCGCCAGAAACGAGGGGACGGTGGACGCAACGGATGAAAGACCGGCTTGACCCGCTGGCAGAAACAACTCCTGGATTGCAAATGGATATGTCGGAAATTGATTTAATCCCTGGTGTGCGGCCGCTTCGCGGCGAGATGCGCGTGAACCAGCCAATGAGAAAATATACTTCCTGGCGCGCAGGCGGGGAAGCGGAACGCTTGTATATCCCCGCCGATCTGGCCGATTTTACTGAGTTCCTGCGCGGCTTGCCGCGCGATGAGCCGATATATGTTGTCGGACTCGGCAGTAATCTGCTGGTGCGCGACGGTGGCGTGAGGGGCACCGTGGTGGTATTGCACGCGCGGCTTAATGGACTGCGGCTGGAGCGGCGGGATAAGGACGGGTCATTGATCTACGCAGGGGCTGGCGTAGCCTGCGCAAAAGTAGCGCGGTTCGCTGCCCTGCACAGTTTGACAGGCGCGGAATTTCTTGCGGGCATCCCGGGTACGGTTGGGGGCGCCCTGGCAATGAATGCCGGGTGCTACGACGCCGAGACCTGGGAAATTGTCGAGCACGTGCAGACCCTCGGCCGGGACGGACAATTACGCACGCGAAAGGTCGGCGATTATGTGATCGCCTATCGGCACGTGGCGCTGAAGCATGGAGCGGGTTTAGGGAAGCAGAACGAGCAGATAACTGGAGATTCTCCAGGTGAGGAGTGGTTTGTGGGTGGATGGTTCAGACTGGCGAGCGGAGACGAGGGGGAATCGCGGCAGAAGATCAAAAATCTTCTCGCAATGCGTATCAATAGCCAGCCCTTAAACCTGCCCAATGCCGGCTCGGTGTTTCGCAATCCTTCCGGAGACTGGGCAGCCCGGTTGATCGAGTCGTGCGGTTTAAAGGGCTTTCGTATTGGCGGAGCAATGGTCTCGACCAAGCATGCGAACTTCATTGTCAACACCGGGGCCGCCTCGGCGGCAGATATCGAAGCGTTGATAGGGGCGGTGAGCAGCAAGGTGAAAGAGCAGACCGGGGTCGAGCTTGAACCGGAAGTGCGGATTATCGGATCGGTCGTATGATGGTGCCGAGTTCACGATACCGCTCCTGTTTTGTCCAGGACGAACGATATGGAAAGTAATCGCAATTTTGGAAAAGTAGCTGTTCTGCTCGGGGGGCGCTCGGCTGAACGCGAGATCTCGCTCAAAAGCGGCCATGCTGTGCTGGGCGCCTTGCTGCGCTGTGGTGTCGATGCCCATCCATTTGACCCTTCCGAGCATCCTATGGAGGCGCTTCTGGAGCAGGGATTCAATCGGGTACATATTGCCTTGCATGGACGCTATGGCGAGGACGGCACTGTACAAGGCGCACTGGAACTCATGGGCGTCCCTTATACGGGTAGCGGCGTAATGGCGAGCGCACTGGCAATGGATAAATGGCGTACAAAACTGCTGTGGGAGGCTGCGGGGATTACCACTCCCCATCATATCCTGATTAACGAAGAGAGTGATTTTGGCAAGGTAGTAAAGGAGGTTGGCCTGCCCATGATCGTAAAGCCAGGGCGCGAGGGATCGACAATTGGCTTGAGCAAAGTGGAAGACGAAAAGGATTTACCCGTCGCATGGCGCATTGCGGCGCAACATGACGCAATGGTACTTGCCGAACAGTTTATCGAGGGCACGGAACTGACCGCCGCGATTCTGGGAGATGTCGCGCTGCCTCTCGTCAGAATCGAAGTCGAAAGTGGATTATATGATTTCGAGGCGAAATATATTTCTGACCGGACCCAGTACTTCTGCCCCAGCGGTTTATCCAGCATCCAGGAGCAGGCGATTCAGGCGCTGGCGCTGCGTGCGCATCGCGTACTGGGTTGCGAGGGATGGAGCAGGGTCGACGTGATACTGGATAAGTCAGGACGGCCCTATTTTCTTGAGACTAACACGTCCCCCGGCATGACTGACCACAGCCTTGTGCCGATGGCGGCGAAAGCGGCCGGAATTTCATTCGATGAGTTAGTGCTTCAGATACTGGAGCTTGCACATGTGGGATAACCATCAGGCACTTGATCTGATATCGAACGTGCTGATCGTCGCGGCTGCGCTGACGTCGGCTTATTACATCAGCCAGTGGGCGGTGAATTTACCCGTTTTCCCTTTCAAGCAAATAGATATAAGCGGTAGCGATGGGGCTGGTGGCAAAGGCGGCAACGGTCGTAATGGCAGCTTAAGACACGTAACCCGAGAGCAAATCGAGACGGTCGTCCGCCACGAAGTCAAGGGAAATTTTTTTACGGTTGACCTGGACGCGTTGCGAAACGCGTTCACAAAGTTACCCTGGGTCCGGACCGCTGCCGTGCGGCGCATTTGGCCGCAGAGCCTGGAAGTGACGCTTGAGGAACATGTTGCGCTGGCGCGCTGGGGCAGCAGCGCAACAGTAAACGTGCATGGGGAGCTGTTTCATGCCGTCTCGGATGAGAAACTGCCGCTGTTTGAGGGTCCCGGCGACAGTCCGCTTGAAATGTTACGGCAGCACACTGTGTTTAGCGGATTACTGCAACCACTTCAACAGAGTATCCGGGAAATCAAGCTTTCCCCCCGCCGTGCCTGGCGGCTTCGTCTTGATAACGGAACCGTCGTAGAGCTTGGTCGAGAGCAGATGGAAGCCCGGTTGGAGCGGTACGTTCTAGTGTATCCCCGGAGCAGCGGACAATTAAATCCGCAACCCGGTTATGTGGATTTGCGTTATCCAAACGGCTTTGCGGTGCGATGAACGGGTGGCTTGCCAGCGAAACCCGGTCGGTCTATTGAATGCAGCAGATTTAAGGCTCTGGATGTAGATGAGTAGAGGCAACGAAACAAAAAACCTGATTGTGGGCCTCGACATTGGCACATCAAAAATTGTGGCAATCGTCGCGGAAGTGAAACCCGAGGGAGGGTATGAGGTGATCGGCATGGGCAGTCACCCTTCCCGGGGTCTGAAGAAAGGCGTGGTCGTCAATATCGAAACGACAGTGAATGCGATCCAGAGGGCATTGGAAGAGGCGGAGCTGATGGCGGACTGCAAAAT
The window above is part of the Nitrosospira sp. Is2 genome. Proteins encoded here:
- the mraY gene encoding phospho-N-acetylmuramoyl-pentapeptide-transferase produces the protein MLLELAQWLAKDIRIFNVFNYITLRTVLAALTSLAISFIVGPAMIRKLAAYKIGQSVRDDGPQTHLVKAGTPTMGGALILVSIAVTTLLWADLSNRYVWVVLVTTLGFGMIGWVDDYRKVVYRNPKGLSARAKLVWQSAIAISVALYLALTAELPAQTTMIVPFFKHVAIPLGVAGFVALAYFVIVGTSNAVNLTDGLDGLAIMPTVMISSALAIFAYVAGHAVFAKYLGIPHIPQAGELAVFCGALAGAGLAFLWFNAYPAEVFMGDVGALALGAALGIVTVIIRQEIVLVIMGGVFVVETLSVMLQVASFKLVGKRIFRMAPLHHHYELKGWKENQVVVRFWIITMMLVLFGLSTLKLR
- a CDS encoding peptidoglycan D,D-transpeptidase FtsI family protein encodes the protein MKARHLPHVVLPAGRSRLLAALLVLSLAGLAGRAAYLQGIHNDFLQEKGESRYSRVLEMNANRGMITDRNGEPLAISTPVESVWCSPQDMNATPEQMKKLANLIDLDVGEVRKRVNVTQHGASQPGSSAGSRRDFVYLKRHLSPDIASKVVELNIPGVFLKREYRRYYPAGELTAHVLGFTDVDDKGQEGVELAWQDELAGKPGSRRVIRDRKGRIVEDVESIRAPKPGQNVALSIDGKIQYLAYRELKQAVEANKAKAGGIIVLDAKTGEILALVNLPVYNPNNRKNMKGGRARNRALTDEFEPGSTLKPFTIAAALETGGIKPDTVLETAPGTFTIGKATIRDAHKEGALTVSQVIQKSSNVGSAKIALSLPPQTLWEMLNDVGFGTPTGSGFPGEVSGKLRPYRTWRPIEQATMSYGHGIAVSLLQLARAYTLFSAEGELKPVSLLRLENVPEGKRVISRNTALAVSEMLELVAQPGGTATQARINGYRVAGKTGTAHKLEGNGYAKNRYLSTFVGYAPASNPRFVIAVMLDEPSAGQYFGGAVAAPVFSRVMAGALRMLNVPHDAPVTNVVSLTAAPKPPGDA
- a CDS encoding UDP-N-acetylmuramoyl-tripeptide--D-alanyl-D-alanine ligase; its protein translation is MMTVQAAARALQEKWLGEDVWFNGVSTDSRAVMPGDLFIALVGEKFDGHNFVAEVIEKGAVAAIVHRDWGARNPRPGIPLILVDNTRLALGRLAGDWRRRFGIPLVGVTGSNGKTTVKEMVASILRQTAEESGQGNGSDIVLATEGNLNNDIGVPLMLLRLRKGHKYAVIEMGMNHAGEIAYLTGLSKPSVALITNAGAAHVEALGSVEAVARAKGEIFEGLDQQGVAVINADDPHAALWRGLAGNRKVMDFGLEQKAAVTARYQPGPFGSSVALLLPDGVQEVELQVPGKHNVENAAAAAAVAVALGASAGAIMSGLSAFSGVKGRMQKKQGLHGATLLDDTYNANPDSVRAALAVLAKAAGRKILVLGDMGELGAAAKGFHERIGVEARAAGVDNLIAMGELSAYSVAGFGAGARHFEKIEELIAEVEGLLAPGDTMLIKGSRFMQMERVVKRVEL
- a CDS encoding UDP-N-acetylmuramoyl-L-alanyl-D-glutamate--2,6-diaminopimelate ligase, whose translation is MILQSNEDLLPEGSRMYFDFHRLDSMGVKIDNLSTDSRMIKPGDAFLAYAGAKQDSRKFIPQAIAAGAKAIIWESGGFEWNPGWKVPNLSVPDLRAKAGMIADHVYDHPSQKLQLIGVTGTNGKTSCSHWIAQAMTALGTKTAVIGTMGVGFPGELEPTVNTTPDAVLLQRKMAELLSRGARVAAMEVSSHGIAQERISGVTFAIAMLTNLSRDHLDYHGSMEAYAAAKARLFYWPGLKYAVLNLDDAFGIDLAKRMTGSGTQVIGYGFTGLEDSKRTRDKFKVLQGRNLKVSPHGLAFDIEFEGRPLEFKTGVIGGFNASNLLGVLATLLASGIEFKEAVRSLQQAGPVAGRMHQIGGGDRPLIVVDYAHTPDAMEKVLTTLREILQAGSGSGAGTQLRKPRLICVFGCGGERDSGKRPLMGEVASRLADEVIITSDNPREENLDVIIREIASGAVARYEIEKDRASAINRAIYRARRGDIVLIAGKGHEAYQEVGGKRLPFDDGEVARRALLESAMANT